The sequence below is a genomic window from Phenylobacterium koreense.
TTCGTCAGCGTCGGCACCAACGACCTCATGCAATATCTGTTCGCGGCCGACCGGGGAAACCCAAGGGTGTCGGACCGCTACGACTTCCTCTCCCCGCCCGCCCTCCGCGCGCTCGAAACCATTCAGATCGCCTGCGAGGAAACCGGCACGCCGGTGTCGGTCTGCGGCGAGATGGCGGGCCGGCCGCTGGAGGCCTTCGCCCTTGTGGCGCTTGGGTTTGAGCGTCTTTCCATGCCTCCCGCCGGCATCGGTCCGGTGAAGCAGATGGTGCTGTCCTGCGACCGCGAGGCGGCCCGCCGCGGCGTGACGACCCTGGCCCGCAGCTCGGCTGGTTCGGTCCGGAACGAGATCGAAACCCTCGCCCGGAAATTGTATTTGGCGATCTAGAACTCGAGTCGCAACAAGCGTCGCCTCGTCTCTCCGCGTCTGATTAACGCATTGAATTGGAGAGGATTCGGTGTTATCCACAACCAAATATTAAGCTCTTTACTGTAATCCCGGCTGGGCGTCAGTTCGCCTTTAGATCGCAACGCTAACAAGAGGCGCCAAGTAGCCATGCCGCTCGATACTGGCGGGGTTACAAGTTTGGACTTCCGCAACGACCGCGACCGCAAGGCCGGGCGCCGCAACATCCCGACTCCCACGATCGATGCCGCGCCGGATATTGGCGCTGCGCTCAGGGCCGTGCGCGAGTTCAAGGGCCTCAACCTTCAGGACTTGGCGGATTCTACGCGGATCCGTCGCAGTTACCTCGCCGCCATTGAAGAGATGCGGATCGAGGAGCTCCCTTCCCGCCCCTTCACCATCGGCTACATCCGCGCCTACGCCGCGGCCCTCGGCCTGGACGGCGACGCCGCGGTCGAACGCTTCCGCCGCGACGAGCCGACGCCGGACACCGCCCTGCGCGCGCCGATCGGGGTCGAGGAGGGCAAGGATCCGCGGCTGACCATGGTGATCGGCGGCGGCCTGCTGGTGATCGCCGCCATAGTGCTCTGGAACGTCGCCCAGCGGGCGATGACCCAGGACGCCCCGCCGCCCCACACCGCGCCCGCCTCGGCGATGGCCAAGGCCAAGCTGGCCGCGCCCGCAGGCCCGGTCGCGCTCGGCGCGCCGCTGCCGGCGCCGGTCGAGTCGACCACGCCGACGCCCTACGAGACCCCCGGCCTGGACATCGCCACCGCGGCCGGCGGCTCGTCCGACGCGGTCGAAGCCGCCAAGGCGGCCGCCGCGGCGGCCCCGAAGACGGAACCGGCGCTCCCGGCCCAGCCCCTGCCCCCGATCTTCGTCGCCGGCGCGGCGATCTACGGCGCCCCACCCCATACCTCGACCGTGACCCTGCAGGCTCGCAAGGGCGCATCGCTGATCGTCCGCGGCGACAGCGGCGCGGTCTATTTCGCCCGCCAGCTCTCCATGGGCGAGGCCTATCGGGTGCCGAACCTCAAGGGCCTCCACCTGGAGGTTTCCGACCCTGCCGCCTTCCAGGTTTTCGTGGCCGGCGAGAGCAAGGGCCTGATGCCCGCCGCCATCACCACCGCGGCCAAGCTCGCAGGCTAGCTTCGAGCGGCCAATCCGGCCAAGTTGCCCCTCCTTTTGAGTGGAGGTTTCGACATGGCGGCTGGCGGCGACGGCGGAGAGCCCAGAAACGAGGCGCAGATCGCCTCGCCTTCCTACCGCCTGGCGGCCCTGGACGAGGACTTCCTGCTCGGCGACTCCATGCGCGGCGTGCGCTTCCTGCTGGAATACGCCAAGGCCGAGGAGGCCCTGCGCGCCTGGGGCGTGCGCACCACCATCGTCGTCTTCGGCAGCGCGCGTATCGTGGAGAACGGCCCTGGCCGCCATGCCGGCTGGTACGCCCAGGCCCGTGAGTTCGGTAAGATCGCCTCCGAACGCGGCGGCGCCATCCTCGCCAACGGCCGTCCCCGCGACAACGTCATCGCCACCGGCGGCGGCCCGGGGATCATGGAGGCGGCCAACCGCGGCGCCGCGGACGCCGGCGCCCCTTCCGTGGGCTTCAACATCACCCTGCCCTTCGAGCAGGAGCCGAACGCCTATTCCACGCCGGACCTGACCT
It includes:
- a CDS encoding LOG family protein; its protein translation is MAAGGDGGEPRNEAQIASPSYRLAALDEDFLLGDSMRGVRFLLEYAKAEEALRAWGVRTTIVVFGSARIVENGPGRHAGWYAQAREFGKIASERGGAILANGRPRDNVIATGGGPGIMEAANRGAADAGAPSVGFNITLPFEQEPNAYSTPDLTFRFHYFAMRKMHLAMRANALVVFPGGFGTFDELFEILTLRQTDKAPPIPVVLFDESYWRAAINFEVLIAEGMIKREDLNLFRYAENAEGVWQALLDCGLKPYEDIA
- a CDS encoding helix-turn-helix domain-containing protein, with translation MPLDTGGVTSLDFRNDRDRKAGRRNIPTPTIDAAPDIGAALRAVREFKGLNLQDLADSTRIRRSYLAAIEEMRIEELPSRPFTIGYIRAYAAALGLDGDAAVERFRRDEPTPDTALRAPIGVEEGKDPRLTMVIGGGLLVIAAIVLWNVAQRAMTQDAPPPHTAPASAMAKAKLAAPAGPVALGAPLPAPVESTTPTPYETPGLDIATAAGGSSDAVEAAKAAAAAAPKTEPALPAQPLPPIFVAGAAIYGAPPHTSTVTLQARKGASLIVRGDSGAVYFARQLSMGEAYRVPNLKGLHLEVSDPAAFQVFVAGESKGLMPAAITTAAKLAG